Part of the Haloarchaeobius litoreus genome is shown below.
GGTGGGACCGACGACGGCGCTCCCGGCGGCGGAACGGACGACGGTACCGGGCCCAGCTCGGACGACGACGGCATCGCGGCCCCGAACCTCGGTGGCGGCGGCGGCTTCGGAGCGGGCACCAGCTCGGGCGACCCGAGCAGCATCAGTCCGCCGTTCCCGTTCAGCTCGCTCGTGCTCGCGTTCCTGTTCATCGTGCCGATGAACTTCGTCATCCAGGCGTACGGGAGCACCATCATCAACGAGCGCATCAACCGTCGTGGCGAACTCCTGCTCGTCGCACCCGTCTCCCGGCGGGACATCATCGCCGGGAAGACGCTCCCGTACTTCCTCGGACTGGTCGCGGTCACCGTCGGCATCGCGTGGGCCATCGGCGGCGGCGTGGCCTCGGTCGGCGCGGTCATCCCCATCGCGCTGCTCTTCCTCTCCGCGACGTTCGTCGGCGGGATGTTCGCCCGGTCGTTCAAGGAGCTCACGTTCGTCACCATCGCGGTGTCGGTGTTCCTCACCTCGTACGTGTTCGTGCCGGCCATCTTCACCGACGTGACGCCCATCGCGCTCATCTCGCCGCTGACCGTCGTCGTGATGGACCTGCAGGGGCAGTCGGTGGGGCTCGGCGAGTTCACGTTCGCCACCGTGCCGTTCCTGCTCACGTCGCTCGTGCTGTTCACCCTCGGCGCGGGCACCTACCGCGAGGAGGACATGTTCAGCCAGCGCGCGGTCCACCAGAAGGCGCTCGACGCCATCGCGACGCGGGTCCGGAGCGTCGCGTCGGTCTCCTTCGTGACGATGCTGCTGCTTCCCTTCGTCTTCCTCGCGGAGCTGCTCGCCATCGCGATGGTGTTCATCCTGCCCCGTTCGATCTCGATTCCCGCACTCTTTCTCACCGTCGCGGTCATCGAGGAGTTCGCCAAGAGCATCCACGTCTACGCGGGCTTCGAGTACGCGCGGTTCGACCGTTCGAAGTGGGCGGCGGTCGTCCTCGGAGTCGCGAGCGGTGTGGGGTTCTTCCTCGCGGAGAAGCTGACGCTGCTCGTCCAACTCGTCCAGCTCCAGACCCTCCCGGAGGGACAGAGCGTGTTCCCGGACGCGACGGTCGGGGATATCGACCCGCTGGTCGCCCTCGGGCTGCTGGCGATGCCGCTACTGTTGCACACGGTGACGGCGACCATCTCCGCGCTCGGGGCACAGCGCTCGAAGCGAGCGTACATCGGTGCGTTCTGCATCGCCGTCGCCGTCCACCTGCTGTACAACCTGGGGGTGAGCAGCCTTGTCGCGTGACGGCCCGCCGGTCCACCATGGCCGCGACGACAGCGAGCCGACCGGCGGCCGGAGCCGACGCGCCGCGATGCGGGCCCGTCTCGCCATCGCGAAGCGCGAGATCGCGTCGCTCCGGTCCGAGAAGACCATCGTGCTCGCGCTGCTCATCCAGCTGTTCGTGGCGTCGTTCTCGTCGTTCCTCGTCGTCGGGCTCGTCTCGCTGTACGACCCGGGGAGTGTCGAGGGATACACGCTGCAGATGGCCGTCGGCGGCAACGCCTCCGACGAGGTCATCGAGGTCGTCGGGAACGACGACAGCATCGAGGTCGTCCAGTACGAGTCCGCGGCCGAGGCTCGCGAGGGGTTCCAGAACCGGCGCGTCGACGCGATGTTGGTGGCGACCCACGCCGGCAACGGGACGGTGGCGGTCCAGGCCACGGTTCCCGACGAGAACCTGCGGACGACGGTCATCATCGTCCAGGTGCGCGAGACGCTGCAGGCGATGGAGGAGAACCTGCGACAGGAGTACCGGACCAGCCTCGACCGGGAGGTGCTCGACGTCCCACCGAAGCAGGGTTCCAGTCCGTACTTCGGGTTCACCTACACCGTGCTGGTGCCGCTGCTGATGTTCCTGCCGGTGTTCATCTCGGGCTCCATCGCGGTGGACTCGCTGACCGAGGAGAGCCAGCGGGGGACCCTCGAACTGCTCCGGGTCGCGCCCGTCACGCTCGGCGACATCGTCGACGCGAAGCTGCTCGCGACGGCGACGCTCGCGCCGGTGCAGGCGGCGCTGTGGCTCGGCCTGCTCTGGTTCAACGGCACCGGCATCTCGAACCCGCTCGTGCTCGTCGGGCTGGTCGGCGCGCTGGCGGTGCTCGTCGTCTCCGTCGGCATCGGCATCGCGCTCGCGGCGGCGGACCGCCGGCAGGCGCAGTTCCTCTACTCGACGGGTGTCCTCGGGGCCATCACGGTCGCGGGCCTGCTGCCCGAACACCCGGCGAACACGGTCGCCCGGCTGGCCATCGGCAGCCCCGGCGAGTGGACCTGGGCGTTCGTCGTCGTCTACGCCTGTCTGGGGGTCCTCGCGTACCTCGGGACGCGCCTCGGCGTCCAGTTCATGGACCCGGAGGGGCTCTAGATGTTCCGGTAGAACCAGGGGAGGACTTTGAAGTAGAGCGCGACGACGAACCCCATGAACGCGACGGAGATGCCCAGCATCCCAAGCACCGGCAGTGCCTGTGAATCGCCCCGCCCCGACGTGTACCGGAACACCTCGTAGTCGAGGGTGCGCGTCGTCGTCCCGGTGTCGTCAGTGACGGCGACGGTCACCGTCACGTTGCCCGTCTGCTGGAACCGGTAGCTCGCCTGCTGGGTCGTCGCTGTCGAGCCGTCGGGGAACGTCCACTCCACAGAGACGGCACCGGTCGCGTTCGTCACGGCCACCTCGAACGTCGACGTGGCGTTGTAGACGGCGCGGTCGGGCGCCTCGACGGTCACGTTCGGCCCGCTTGTGTCGGCCTCCTGGGTGGGTGTGGCTGCGACGGGGACGGCGGCGGTACACAGCACGAGACAGCACAGCGCGAGGAGGGTCTTCTGATACGCCGACATGTCCCGACGTGCTCCCAGCCCGAAAATAAGCGTTGCGCTCACGTTTTTGCCCCCTCGGTTCGTGGGACCGCCCATGGAGTACACGACTCTCGGCGATACGGGACTGGAGGTCAGTCGCATCTGCCTCGGCTGCATGAGCTTCGGCGACCCCGACTGGCGCGGGTGGGTCCTCGACGAGGACGAGGGAAAGGAGCTGGTCGACCGCGCGCTCGACCTCGGCATCAACTTCTTCGACACCGCGAACATGTACTCGGTCGGCGAGTCCGAGCGCATCCTCGGGGAGGCACTCGACGGCCAGCGGGACGAGGCCGTCGTCGCCACGAAGGGCTACTTCCAGATGGACGAGGACGACCCGAACTCCGGCGGGCTCTCCCGGAAGGCCATCGAGCAGGAGCTGCAGAACAGCCTCGACCGGCTGGGGATGGACACCGTCGACCTCTACCAGATCCACCGCTGGGACTACGACACACCCATCGAGACGACGCTCCGGGCGCTCGACGACG
Proteins encoded:
- a CDS encoding PKD domain-containing protein; the encoded protein is MSAYQKTLLALCCLVLCTAAVPVAATPTQEADTSGPNVTVEAPDRAVYNATSTFEVAVTNATGAVSVEWTFPDGSTATTQQASYRFQQTGNVTVTVAVTDDTGTTTRTLDYEVFRYTSGRGDSQALPVLGMLGISVAFMGFVVALYFKVLPWFYRNI
- a CDS encoding ABC transporter permease subunit produces the protein MSPRKTLRIARWEVEKSAGTVDRGTAAVAILLLVVGGLAAPVVISQGPGLDDGIYRVGVEPGDPYHDVVQESSQFAARPDHASAAALNNGEIDLLVTERGPPIPRSTRKGQAAYAEFRSAVVEYNDEQMRGDDNQSAAFPVVVDVSYESRGGTTFEPESGSGTGSGTTDSTDGDGGTGTSTGGTDDGAPGGGTDDGTGPSSDDDGIAAPNLGGGGGFGAGTSSGDPSSISPPFPFSSLVLAFLFIVPMNFVIQAYGSTIINERINRRGELLLVAPVSRRDIIAGKTLPYFLGLVAVTVGIAWAIGGGVASVGAVIPIALLFLSATFVGGMFARSFKELTFVTIAVSVFLTSYVFVPAIFTDVTPIALISPLTVVVMDLQGQSVGLGEFTFATVPFLLTSLVLFTLGAGTYREEDMFSQRAVHQKALDAIATRVRSVASVSFVTMLLLPFVFLAELLAIAMVFILPRSISIPALFLTVAVIEEFAKSIHVYAGFEYARFDRSKWAAVVLGVASGVGFFLAEKLTLLVQLVQLQTLPEGQSVFPDATVGDIDPLVALGLLAMPLLLHTVTATISALGAQRSKRAYIGAFCIAVAVHLLYNLGVSSLVA
- a CDS encoding ABC transporter permease encodes the protein MSRDGPPVHHGRDDSEPTGGRSRRAAMRARLAIAKREIASLRSEKTIVLALLIQLFVASFSSFLVVGLVSLYDPGSVEGYTLQMAVGGNASDEVIEVVGNDDSIEVVQYESAAEAREGFQNRRVDAMLVATHAGNGTVAVQATVPDENLRTTVIIVQVRETLQAMEENLRQEYRTSLDREVLDVPPKQGSSPYFGFTYTVLVPLLMFLPVFISGSIAVDSLTEESQRGTLELLRVAPVTLGDIVDAKLLATATLAPVQAALWLGLLWFNGTGISNPLVLVGLVGALAVLVVSVGIGIALAAADRRQAQFLYSTGVLGAITVAGLLPEHPANTVARLAIGSPGEWTWAFVVVYACLGVLAYLGTRLGVQFMDPEGL